DNA from Solanum stenotomum isolate F172 chromosome 3, ASM1918654v1, whole genome shotgun sequence:
CAATTAGGGGCAATTAAGATGGGAGCCTTAATTAAGTTCCTCTTCAGCATCTCAAAATCCTTCAAGCACATCTCATTAAAGGCAAACTTCACCTCTTTCTCCAGAAGGCTGCACGTAGGTCTTGCTATCTTGGAAAAATCCTTGATAAATCGCCTGTAAAAACTTGCATGACCAAGAAAACTATGcacaccttttacagaaatgggCGGGGGCAGTTTCTCTATAACTTCTACCTTAGCCTTATCAACCTCCAAACCAGATTTAGATACCTTGTGTCCCAACACTATCCCCTCTCTTAccaaaaaatgacatttttcccaGTTTAGAACTAAGTTAGTGTCTTCACATCTAGCAAGCACTTTATCAAGATTTCGGAGACATACCTCAAAAGACTTCCCAAAGACAGAGAAATCATCTATGAACACTTCGACGAAgtcttccaccatatcatgaaaaatggaCATCATACACCTTTGAAAAGTCGCCGGTGCATTGCAAAGTCCGAATGGCATGCGTTTGAAAGCATATGTACCATACAGACAAGTGAATGTAGTCTTCTCCTGATCTTCGGGTGCAATTAGGATTTGGTTGTAACCTGAATAGCCATCTAGGAAACAATAGTACTCCTGCCCTGCTAACCTGTCAAGCATTTGATCAATAAAGGGAACGGGGTNATCACCTGTAGAAACTTGCATGACCAAGAAAACTACGCACACCTTTTACAAAAATGGGCGGGGGCAGTTTCTCTATAACTTCTACCTTTGCCTTATCAACCTCCAAACCAGATTTAGATACCTTGTGTCCCTACACTATCCCCTCTCTTACCAAAAAATGACACTTTTCCCAATTTAGAACTAAGTTAGTGTCTTCACATCTAGCAAGCACTTTATCAAGATTTCGGAGACATACCTCAAAAGACTTCCCAAAGAcggagaaatcatccatgaacacttcgacgaagtcttccaccatatcatgaaaaatggccATCATACACCTTTGAAAAGTCATCGGTGCATTGCAAAGTCCGAATGGCATGCGTTTGAAAGCATATGTACTATACGGACAAGTGAATGTGGCTTTCTCCTGATCTTCAGGTGCAATTAGTATATGGTTGTAACCTGAATAGCCATCTAGGAAACAATAGTACTCCTGCCCTGCTAACATGTCAAGCATTTGATCAATAAAAGGAACGGGGTAGTGATCTTTTTGAGTAGCCTCATTAAGtttccggtaatccatacaaattTGCCACCCTGTCACTGTTCTAGTAGGAATTAGTTCATTCTTTTCGTTCCTTACCACAGTCATACCTCCCTTCTTGGGAACACATTGCACGGgacttacccacttactatcAGAGATTGGGTAAACAACGCCagcatctaaccacttgatCACTTCCTTTCGTACTACTTCTTTCATCAAAAGATTTAGACGACGTTGATGTTGTGCACTTGGTTTGTGATCATCTTTCATGTAAATTATGTGCATACACAATGCTGGACTAATCCCATGAATATCAGCCATTTGCCATCCAATTGCTTTCTTCCTCCGCTTTAAGATTCTTAATGTCGCCTCAACCTGTAAATCAGATAATTTTGCAGAAAGTATAACCGGCAGAGTTTCATTAGTACCCAAATAAGCATACCTTAGGTGGGCTGGCAAAGCTTTTAGCTCTAACTTAGGAGCCTCTTCAATTGATGGTTTTGGAGGGGGTCCTAACTCGCGATTTAAAGACTCTACTTGAATCCTACGAGTTTCTACTATTGCTAGATTTAAGCATAATTCAGTCTCTTGCACTTCAGCATCTCCCTCTAACTGTTGACCCACTAACACTCTTTCTAATGGGTCTTCGGGCAAAACTAATTGTGATTCTATTATACTATCAATCACATTAATAGCGGATAGCTCTTCATAAATAGAAGGTAATTTTAAAACGCgataaacatcaaatacctctACCTTATAATGTGCCCTCATGGTTAGTTGACCAGCTGCTACATCAATCAATGCCCAACCCGTAGCCAAAAAAGGTCGTCCCAAGATAAATGGGACTTCAGAATCGGGCTCAAAGTCCAAGACCACAAAATCTACTGGAAAATCAATGAACCTACTTGCACTAACACATCTTCTACCACCCCTTCTGGCCTAGCAATGGATCTATCTGCAAGTTGGAGAATAACAGTGGTTCGCTTTAGACTACCCAACCCAAGCTTTTGGTACAAAGATAGAGGCATTAAATTTATAGTTgcccccaaatcacacaaccCCCAGGCATGAACACTTTGTCCAATTGTAATTTGCACAGTAAAACTACCCgaatcttttaactttttgggcAATCTATTTTGAATCCTTGAGCTGCACTCCTCAGTAAGTGCTACAGTTTTATATTCAGTGAGTCTCCTCTTGTTGGCCACTATGTCCTTCACGTATTTAGCATACTTCGGGATACCCTGCAAAATGTCAACCAAAGGTAGATTAATGTGAACCTGTttaaggagagagagaaacttaccGAAGCATTCATCTTCATTCAGCTTTTTGAGCCTCTGTGGAAATGGAGGTGGTAATTTCTTTTGAGGAATGGGTACCTCAGCATTGGAGCTTTTTACTACCTCTTccacattcttttctttattacttGCCTCAGTGTCTCTTCTCTTTAGAGCTAGTTCCTCTAATTGCAACCCACTTCTAGTGCTTACCGCATGCAATTGCTTTGGATTGGGCTCAGTATCGCCGGGCAGCCCACCTTGGGGACGCAAGTTCAAAGAATTAGCCACTTGTGCAACTTGTTTCTCTAAACTCATTTGGGACATCTGGATGTTTCTAATGTTCTCAACCTGCTTATCTATTCTAGCATTTAATTTGGTCCCTATTTTAGTCATGAACTTTTGGAGTAGCTCTTCATTGGTCATCCCCCCTTTTGGTGCACTAGCATTTGAGCCTTGGTTAAAATTGTAGTATTGTTGCCCAGCCCCTTGAGAACGGTATTGGTTAACCCCTTGCGTctgattttggttttggttcCCAACCCATGAAAAGTTAGAATGGTTTTTCCAACTAGGGTTGTAAGTGTTATCATAATTCCATTGCACTCCACTCATTTGCGCATTACCCACATAGTTCACGGAATCCGAGTTTGCTTCACATTGTTCTGTTTCATGAGTTCCACTATCACATACCTCACACCAATTTGTTGCTTGTTGTACCACATTTATCGGGGCCTGATTTAGAGCTATTTGTTTGAATTGCAATGTAATGTTATGTTGCATTGCATCTAATTTAGCATTAATGGCAGTAGCTTGGTCTACATCTAAGATCCCTGCAACCTTTTGGGTTGGAATTCTAGACATTTCACCCTCATACCCGTGGTTCCCTTTGGAAAGTTTATCAAGTAAGGCAAAAAATTCTTCACTTGTTATAGCTAAGGCTTGTCCACCTGCTGCACTATTAAGAAGAGAACGAGCATTATAGTCTAAACCTTCAAAGAAAGTATGACAAAGTACCTCATTGGTTTGCATGTGCTGTGGGCAAACATTCAACATTTGTTTGAAAAGTGCCCATGCTTGGTACATGTCTTCTCCTTGCTTTTGAGCAAAGTTTATTATCTCACCCCTCAACTTGGCCATTTTCTTGGAGGGAAAAAATCGACCTAAGAACTTCTTTGCTAGATCATCCCAAGTAGTGATGGAGTTTGGTGGCTCAAAGTCTAACCAACGCCTTGCAACACCTAACAATGAGTATGGGAACAAAGTCAACCTTACATAGTCTGATGATACTCCAATTGGGATGTATGTATTGGTAATGTCTATGAAAGTCCTAAGATGGACTTGAGGATCCTCATGGGGGAGACCAGTGAATTGTCCATTAGTATGAAGGTTATGCACCATGTTCTGCTTTAGTTCAAACCTATCCCCCGGTGGAGGTTTCTTGATACTGGATGCTAAGTTGGCGGTGATTGGGACTGCCACATCACGGACTGGTCTTGCGGGAACAACAGGAGGTCCTCCATGGTTATTTGGGTTCCTTGGGTTATTCACATTTTCCGGGTTATTCACATTTTCTTGATTATCATCATCAAAGTTTCCCGGAATACCTAATCCCAATTCGCCTTGTCGTCCATGGTTCATTTTTCTGCATTGGCGTAAAACTCTTTACGGTTCGTTGTAAGGTTCGACGAGATTTCCTTTCCGAGACAAACCTGAAAATCAAGTACCTGCAATACACAAGTTAAGATCAAGTAATTAATATCTGAATAGATTGAGTGTAGACTTaagaagattgaatataaatcaatttctaagtccccggcagcggtgccaaAAACTTGGTGCTTCCCAAaatacacgcaagtgtacgtggtcgcacAAGTAGTATAGATTATTCAAGAAAtgagttatcgttcccaagagacttatgatcaacttatattcaCTCACTTCTACAACTAAACATAACCAAGTAACCTTTTTAAGAGTTGTTGATTTAGTTAAGTATCTACTAATAATTATGCACTAAATGAAAGTAACTAATTGTGAACAACTTTGATATAATATGGTTCAAGCAAGTTTTTATAACAATTCCAGGGTTGCAGCATACATTGAATATCATGCATCATATCATCGGCTTAGAATTCACTTTAGTTGTCAAattactggtttatagggttgatAATATGGTCCGGGTGGTTCTCTTCACGCCGCCTACCCCAGTTAGccatctaactacatcgttgagcggggataaataaactaactggcgagcatgtatatttcatcctatttcgtaaTCAAGCAATGTGTTCGTCTGGgtgtcactcctgaacactaatcaccttaatttaatgggtggaccgagctctctatattctctgatctatctaatccctcctcgttcgattttaagattagacagtAGATGTATTTTATGGTGCGCAAGCATAAAATAGTAatacaagaatatagaagtaatttGGATTGACaaccaaaaatcaatttataaagCCTTAAACATTCAGCACATAATTcatagctacagccccagaactaaagcgtttagctactcatgctattagaaaacaaaaaaatactataattcATGCAATTTCcagaaaataaaagagttaaaggatcaaaacctattacaaacttGAATTCTTGCCCTTGCACCCTAAATCAAAAGTATAACCACTTTTTATAGAGCCCTAAGGATCTATTTATACTAGTAGGAAACGTTGGTGACCAATCCCACTCAAATTAGAAATCCTATCTAATGTTAAAAACTTGAAAAAGTCGGAGAACAGGTGGCGTGTCGCGCCCCTTATCGCGCCTCAAGGTTTCTTCCCTCATTTAGCTCCTGGCGCGCCGCGCCAAGCAGAAAACCTGGGCAATGCCTCTGAGGTTTCCCTTCTAGCGCATCGTGCCTCTCAATACGCCTTAACAGGCTCTCTGAAGTACCATCAGTGGCGCGCCGCGCCAACTAGTGCACCAGCCATTGGTGATTTTTGCCTTAGCCATTTTCCTGCATCTCCTTGCTCCTTCTTCCATCTTCCCAATTCATGTTCCATCAATATTtcctgaaacaactaatcaCATGTGTAAGTATGCAATCATCACAAGTTAAACTAGAATTCAAGCTAACAAATCAAGATTGTCATCAAACATCATCACTTCGTAGGCCAATTTCGACTACTTAGgtatataaatatgcctaagatcatccATATCATAAAGGAGCATtgtcgtacgacattctttttcTACCAAGTCAGACACACCCGTCAAGAACCTACTCATCTTATGTCTCGATTCTGCCACTATAtatggagcatacttggatagttgggtaaatttcaaggcatactcATTATCACTCATGCTACCTTACCTAATGTTAATCAACtcttccaccttagcttccctcaactctcgAGGAAAGAACCTATTAAGAAATGCTAGTTTGAACACTTCCCACTCTATTGGACCTGCTCCTACCAGCCTACCAtctttccattgttcataccatacTTGTGCTACATCtctcaattggtaagcggctaacTCTGTTTTCTCTACCAAAGTCACCCCCATGATAGCTAGCACCTTATAAACCTTATATATAAACTCCTTAGGATCCTCTTCCAttttggagccataaaactcCGAAGGGTTCAttctcataaaatccctcactctTAAAGCCGTATAATTCACATTAGGATTCACCAGAGCTACCATCTCTCTATTGACTTAAGCCGTCACGGGTTGAGCCAACATTTGGATAGCCGATctaaactccgcattagtcacATTCTCCCCTATAGGGTCAATTGGAGCATAGGGAGAAACCTTTTGGTCCATATTGGCTTCCTCATTCCTCCTAGCATTTGCTcttgtattagccataccctAAAAACCAACGGGCACgaattaggagaaagacctaatTGAGCCAAACTCCATGGCAcaacttagagaatgaagaagtgagatttcctaaacatccaTATAGCCTCATATTCTTAAATGTGgagcgcttcacacttatgaacaagactctactagacgtggttttagatatcctagaaccattctaaactttatgctatgataccaagtttgtcacggcCCAAGgatacaccctagatgtaacatggcacatagaacccccgaaggactccatgtaagtcacttagcatatcataacataagataatagaaaagtgcagaatttccatacaatcaaagtttttataaaagcaaagcggaagtcttattacacttgtctcaaaccatctagaCCATGAATATCTTTGGGATGCAACCTatacaaaagtctaaaacataaaagaaatacataaaggaaaggtgatcaaatcctcgatgctatgaggacttaccaagtcttcaactccttgctctTCTAGAAACCTAGCCAcaagaatggaactcaaaaTCGCCGGACCCtgcatttgatgagaatgtaggcaagagtatgcatttgtacaaaagtactaaatatgatagctagcataacatcataagaccATAACATAggggttagtcaatataagtcatatgccataatcataagagatatttcatgaaacataaactataagcataagagacaaaaACATAGTCATAAGCATAGTCTCAAACATAGGCATAATATAAGCATTATTCAACCCTTAGTCATTCATATCATAAGAAGAatacttcataagtagcttcaagtcatatttgtgcaatgcatggataagaccccataatcgcacccacactaagtaccaccttaGGCCATCATACATACTTACCATCTGttatctcatccttagcttaattctcatagacaaggaaatctctcacctttagtcaatcataaaAAGGAAGGTAACTATATCACAATCCTACttaaacatacatcatataagagaaacactttctaggtaaccttaagtcatacttgtgcaatgcatgaataagaccacATAATCTcatccatactaagtaccacttttaggtcatCATACTCATACTTCTTGATTGGGGACTAATCCCTCTTTTAAGATATTGGAACACTAGGAAATACTTctttaagcacatcttagtccctcttctttacttttgaacactatgagatacttcttcgAGCATGTCTAAGTTTATTATTaacttgaacactatgagatactttaTTAAGCATGTTTAAGTTCATTAGGTATTTGAACACTTGGAGATGCTTcctcaagcatgtcttagttcagtATGTTTGAACACTTGGAGATGCTTCattaagcatgtcttagttcattaatgCTTTCGAACACTTAGAGATACCTTTTCAAGTATGTATTAGTTCATCGGATacggagattgttactagaaatcCGAACTTCTCTATGTGAAGGTTTCTATCCCATGAGACCTACTTTGGGAAAACTCGGACTCTACTATGTGAGAGTTCCCCCTTTACTTTGGATGCCCGGACTCAACTAGGTGTGAGCATCATTTATCTTGGAGACCCGGACCCAACTATGTGTGAAcctccatctcattgtcaatatccattTGGGCCAAGCATACACCCCTTAGACTAGTTATTAAGCCTTACTTAACTCATGACTCATAGATGGATGTCCTTGACAATTAATCCATgtttcaagtgattctatcactttatgcattcaaacattcataagGTAGATGAAGTGGGtgaagtccttccacaacaatgATATCTACTAGTCTACCATTCTCATATAGGCTCTACTCTCAAAGCAATTACATACATAACTCAACATATTAGTTTTACTCTCAAACCTCTAAcaatcaacattcatgactacaagtcTTACTCTCAAAGTTTTACTTCTTATAATCATCATAcctacctagatttcaaggcattctaatcacatgcttCACTCTTAAGTGATTCTAGTGATATaccatcataaaggttcaatctcAAACCTTACTAGTCATGCTCCATCACATATAcattattctaattcaattcatgtccaCATGCTTTTATTCatgaacaattactatacatatcaccaattctagaagatcatctatgaatcctcaatttcccttcacaaggcataaacccacattacttcaatttcatcaattagactagggttaagcttagaaaacatgtaatatcttcataataacatgattcactaCTAATTATATCATAATTGATCATTATCCACTCAACTGAATCAACATACAACATTACCCACAATATAAGAAGAAACTCTAACTAGAATTAgggttcatcttcacaattgggggaattcTAGTGGGATtcatggatggaagaatccatggatgaataagctatcataatttgattataaaGCCCTCACAAAGCTTGAAAGATTGGAGGAATTTTACCTAGCTTagccctcttcttcttcttcttcttgagttttctagagagagaattttttagagAAGGGACTTTGGGATCTTTTGggattttggaaataatgacttaatTGAGGTGGTTAAAGGGTTAAAATAGCGTATATAGGTGTACTAAGACTATACAAAATGACCCCACTTAATACCCACTTAATTAGAAATTTCCCAAAATAACCCTCATTAGGCAGCCTACTCCTAGGCTCCACGAGCCTCACCACCGGTCGTGGTCCTGCCCGTTGACCATGGTCCAGTATCTAGGACGCAAGGTTTTGGCCCCCATAAGTCTCAGGCGTGACCACGAGCCCTCTCATAAGTCGTGGTCTTCACCACTAACCGTGAAATGGCTCGTGGTGATGTGCCAACTTTAGGCAGCCTTTAGGGAGCTACTGCCCAAGCTCCACGGACCACTCCAGagtcgtggtcctcaccactggCCGTGGTGGTGGTCGTGAAGATGAGGCAGTGCTTGCCTAggttggggcagccttggcccttgGCCCTTGCCCCTTTGCCTTGGCTCTTGCCCTCTAGTCTAGACCTGTTGCACCCTCACTTAGCCCTAGGTGGCCTACTAgactacggggtgttacataggGTATAAGGAGCATGGTGATCATAGCAGTATTATGCCTATCTTATGAAGATAGAGaaaattgtttttgataaaTTCTTCACCGGCTCAAGTAATGCATATCCAAATCAATAAGAGAAACAATTTTTTGTCACTtttcaatttccaaaatttAAACTACAAGAATTTTAACcaatattttaatatactttttaatCATATTTAGCTTCAAAATGTAATCAAATTAAGTTTTGAAAAGTGAAATGTGACATATATTTTGACACAAAAAGAATTGCTTAGTCAAAAATATCTTTAGCGTATTAGAAATAGTTCAAAAATGTCTTCCTTTCACCTATTGGATCAAATTTATCCCTCCTTCTTTAACCAATTagaaatatatcaatttttcacataatatattaatatccACAAGTTTTCCACTCAAAGAACACATGTTCcactataaataaatttgattgtcaaagataaaaatgtatttatttaacggacaaaaaattaaattcaactcatttaaaaaacaaattggataatttaatgtatttttaatatataatgatAGAAGTGGGACCCGGGGCAAAAGTTgtgtgattgtgatttgtgTCCCATGCAGACAATGTGAGCCATGCAAAATCATCACCTAATGCCACCCATCTTTTCACTAACAattcaaaaacaataataataataataatttatattaagaGTAATAATTATGGTAAGTTGGATATTAGCAGATAAAGTTTGTCAAATAATTAAAGCTGATTTTGACATGGAGAAGCACGAGATATATATAGTTGTTCTCAATCCTTCtcctaaaataaaattatttattaaatataattaccCTTTGGTCACCCTAAAACTACAATAGAAAAGTTGTTTGACCAAACAAGGAAAAGTACTTTTGGGAACTCCTAGAAATTCttcattttgaaaatattattttatttaaaaaagctACTTTTGAAAAGCATTAGTTTTACGTTGGCTGTTGTTCTACTATCTAAAGCATGATCGAACATTTAACTTAACATCCAGTGTAATAGTTCTTTCTCCGTTTTAAAAAGAGTAAtttagtttgacttgatacgaagggtaagaaaataaaaaagacttttaaattttatggtcCTAAAATAAAGTTATGTTAAATGTACAAAATTATTCTTTAATCTTATGGTCTTACACATGTCACGTAGAAAACTGAAATTCAattattaccaaaaaaagaaagaggtcaaTTTgctttaaactgactaaaaaaaaaatgaatcattcttttttaaacaaagaaaatatttattttagaatttatatTTTCACATCATTTATTTTGTGATATATTGAATTTTAGCAACCCAACTTTCACTTCTAGTTATAAAATCGATGATGTTATATAGCATAGAATGTTGAGTTGCTAAAGTTCAGCATATTCATAAGATGAGTGCCGCAAATTGTAAGATTGATATGTGATTATACTAAATTAGATAAGATTATAGAAATTATCACATTAATTCGCTATAGGGTGCAATAACACATTGTTAGTTTGATTGCGACCTAAAAACTCAAAGAATCAGGTTTTTTGAACAATTATAT
Protein-coding regions in this window:
- the LOC125859117 gene encoding uncharacterized protein LOC125859117 translates to MNHGRQGELGLGIPGNFDDDNQENVNNPENVNNPRNPNNHGGPPVVPARPVRDVAVPITANLASSIKKPPPGDRFELKQNMVHNLHTNGQFTGLPHEDPQVHLRTFIDITNTYIPIGVSSDYVRLTLFPYSLLGVARRWLDFEPPNSITTWDDLAKKFLGRFFPSKKMAKLRGEIINFAQKQGEDMYQAWALFKQMLNVCPQHMQTNEVLCHTFFEGLDYNARSLLNSAAGGQALAITSEEFFALLDKLSKGNHGYEGEMSRIPTQKVAGILDVDQATAINAKLDAMQHNITLQFKQIALNQAPINVVQQATNWCEVCDSGTHETEQCEANSDSVNYVGNAQMSGVQWNYDNTYNPSWKNHSNFSWVGNQNQNQTQGVNQYRSQGAGQQYYNFNQGSNASAPKGGMTNEELLQKFMTKIGTKLNARIDKQVENIRNIQMSQMSLEKQVAQVANSLNLRPQGGLPGDTEPNPKQLHAVSTRSGLQLEELALKRRDTEASNKEKNVEEVVKSSNAEVPIPQKKLPPPFPQRLKKLNEDECFGKFLSLLKQVHINLPLVDILQGIPKYAKYVKDIVANKRRLTEYKTVALTEECSSRIQNRLPKKLKDSGSFTVQITIGQSVHAWGLCDLGATINLMPLSLYQKLGLGSLKRTTVILQLADRSIARPEGVVEDVLVQVGSLIFQ